A window from Solanum stenotomum isolate F172 chromosome 7, ASM1918654v1, whole genome shotgun sequence encodes these proteins:
- the LOC125870584 gene encoding chloroplast envelope quinone oxidoreductase homolog, with protein MSGKLMRAVQYDSYGGGTDGLKVLTLLSPNPNKDEVLIKLEATSLNPLDVRFQKGVARPFAPRKFPVIPCIDVAGEVGSNVVKFKAGDKVVALLNTIIGGGLAEYAVAKESLTVQRPEEVSAAEGAGVPIAALTAHKALVDIAGIKLDGSGPRMNILVTAASGGVGRYAVQLAKLDNTHVTGTCGARNIEFVKSLGADEVLDYKTPQGATLKSPSGKKYDVVVHCARGIPWSTFETNLSDTGKVIDLTPGPISMCTYVWKKLTFSKKQLLPLILIPKEDKELKLLVKLVKEGKLKTMLDSKHPLSKAQDAWAKSLDGHATGKIIVEI; from the exons ATGTCAGGGAAGCTAATGCGCGCCGTGCAGTACGACTCTTATGGAGGAGGAACTGATGGATTGAAGGTACTTACTCTCCTAAGTCCTA ATCCGAACAAGGATGAGGTCTTGATAAAATTGGAGGCAACAAGCTTAAATCCATTAGACGTGAGATTTCAGAAAGGCGTGGCTCGTCCTTTTGCTCCTCGCAAATTTCCCGTTATACCAT GTATTGATGTAGCTGGAGAGGTTGGATCAAATGTTGTGAAATTTAAGGCTGGTGACAAAGTTGTGGCTCTTCTTAATACCATT ATTGGAGGTGGATTGGCAGAGTATGCAGTTGCAAAGGAGAGCTTGACAGTTCAAAGGCCAGAGGAAGTATCAGCTGCTGAAGGTGCAGGCGTTCCAATTGCTGCTCTTACAGCACACAAAGCCCTTGTTGATATTGCTGGAATCAAGCTAGATGGAAGTGGACCGCGTATGAATATTCTTGTCACTGCTGCCTCGGGTGGTGTTGGACGTTATGCTGTTCAATTGGCAAAGTTGGATAATACTCATGTTACCGGGACATGTGGAGCTCGTAACATTGAATTCGTAAAGAGCTTAGGAGCAGATGAGGTTCTTGACTATAAAACGCCACAAGGAGCAACTCTTAAGAGTCCATCAGGAAAAAAGTATGATGTAGTGGTTCACTGTGCTAGAGGCATTCCCTGGTCAACATTTGAGACTAATTTGAGTGACACAGGTAAGGTCATTGATCTTACTCCTGGGCCTATTTCAATGTGCACCTATGTATGGAAGAAACTGACATTCTCCAAAAAGCAGTTGTTGCCATTGATTTTGATTCCTAAAGAAGATAAGGAATTGAAATTGCTTGTTAAGTTGGTGAAGGAAGGGAAGTTAAAGACTATGCTTGACTCTAAACATCCTTTGAGCAAGGCTCAAGATGCTTGGGCTAAGAGCCTTGATGGACATGCCACAGGAAAGATCATTGTGGAGATATAA